From a single Leptospira levettii genomic region:
- a CDS encoding acylphosphatase produces MGKSEEARARILIRGTVQGVGFRYYILQKAQEMRLKGYTQNLPNGEVEAVVEGDKLFIEDLYRAMQRGPTKAKVKDHVIEWSDPKNQFKTFLIKK; encoded by the coding sequence TTGGGAAAATCAGAAGAAGCAAGAGCAAGAATTTTAATACGGGGAACCGTACAGGGTGTTGGATTTCGTTATTATATCCTACAAAAAGCCCAAGAAATGAGACTCAAAGGTTACACTCAAAACTTACCAAATGGGGAAGTGGAAGCAGTTGTCGAAGGTGATAAACTTTTTATCGAAGATTTATACCGAGCAATGCAACGAGGACCTACAAAAGCAAAGGTAAAGGATCATGTCATAGAATGGAGTGATCCCAAAAACCAATTTAAAACTTTTTTAATTAAGAAATAA
- a CDS encoding RNA pyrophosphohydrolase, translating into MDERRILTNMTNKPYRKNVGMVVFNSLGKVIVGERIQFPGSWQFPQGGIDEEEDYLEAAKRELYEELGIKKAIYVTEYPDWIPYDFPNSLGLNSHLQKFRGQLQRWILFFWDGELEECDLVHHEQEFLTVIHMEIEDTIEAVVDFKRPVYEKFVPLFKSAIQNYIAENVKSK; encoded by the coding sequence ATGGATGAAAGGCGCATTCTAACAAATATGACAAACAAACCCTACCGAAAAAATGTAGGAATGGTAGTATTTAATTCTTTGGGAAAAGTAATTGTGGGAGAACGGATTCAATTTCCAGGTTCTTGGCAATTTCCTCAAGGAGGAATCGATGAGGAAGAAGATTATTTAGAGGCCGCAAAACGTGAATTATATGAAGAGCTTGGAATCAAAAAAGCAATTTATGTAACTGAATACCCTGATTGGATTCCATATGATTTTCCCAACTCTTTAGGACTCAATTCTCATTTGCAAAAGTTTCGTGGACAATTACAACGATGGATTTTGTTTTTTTGGGATGGGGAATTAGAAGAATGTGATTTGGTTCATCATGAACAAGAGTTTTTGACTGTAATCCATATGGAAATCGAGGATACAATCGAAGCCGTAGTTGATTTTAAACGTCCTGTTTATGAAAAGTTTGTTCCTCTTTTTAAATCTGCGATTCAAAATTACATTGCAGAGAATGTTAAATCCAAGTAA
- the sixA gene encoding phosphohistidine phosphatase SixA: MKIILVRHGEAENSTPTISDSQRELTDKGRSDIHKIGKFIKNSSLSVKQVYYSPYTRTKHTAEILSEELKYNGEMVASDDLAAGRGCTDIISCLVNFSNSDTVLLVGHNPDITYFAAKLLGNSSVAENLVFQPGSTIAINVAREKFDHGQIIWAISPDNLGTES; the protein is encoded by the coding sequence ATGAAGATCATTTTGGTTCGTCACGGTGAGGCAGAAAACTCCACCCCTACCATTTCCGATTCACAACGAGAACTAACCGATAAAGGAAGAAGTGACATTCACAAAATCGGTAAATTTATTAAAAACTCATCTTTATCCGTTAAACAAGTCTATTATAGCCCTTATACCAGAACCAAACACACTGCCGAAATTCTTTCCGAAGAATTAAAATACAATGGTGAAATGGTTGCATCCGACGATTTAGCAGCCGGTAGAGGTTGCACTGATATTATATCTTGTTTGGTGAATTTTAGTAATTCCGACACTGTTTTGTTAGTTGGTCATAATCCAGATATCACTTACTTTGCAGCCAAATTACTTGGGAATTCTAGTGTAGCAGAAAATTTAGTTTTCCAACCTGGCTCAACAATCGCAATCAATGTAGCTCGAGAAAAATTTGACCACGGCCAAATCATTTGGGCGATTTCTCCCGATAATTTGGGTACTGAATCCTAA
- a CDS encoding LIMLP_16025 family protein, translated as MSNVENKLQDIVNAGIGAVKTSKEVWEKLVVDLNEKKSQFETNFQKLKEQGESDTSDKALKVKMGVAWGIVRFEELKDNVVKYLDKVKETNDHKPS; from the coding sequence ATGAGCAACGTGGAAAACAAACTACAAGATATCGTGAACGCTGGAATTGGTGCTGTTAAAACTTCCAAAGAAGTTTGGGAGAAACTCGTTGTGGACCTTAACGAGAAAAAAAGCCAATTCGAAACCAACTTTCAAAAATTGAAAGAACAAGGGGAAAGTGACACAAGTGATAAAGCCCTAAAAGTGAAAATGGGAGTTGCTTGGGGAATTGTTCGATTCGAAGAACTCAAAGACAATGTTGTGAAGTATCTAGACAAGGTAAAAGAAACAAACGATCACAAACCTTCTTAA
- a CDS encoding arylesterase → MRLTPFRHFFLIFSILFSLSHCGGQFQEKPIVGCERITGTPGPEDFDIIRESSTVIVSSHERRNGLKDIGALFEISFSDPKQKLLAKKVETNYPENFRPHGISYAKVKGVDTLAVISHTLQDDIPHTIEIFERSKAGKWTHTKTLSDPSLTSPNDLFMNESGEIFTSNDNGTSQTFRKYWDMIIRSGRADVSYYDGKTFQSLGVPVMLGNGIYIRKQGKQELLYRSVFSEKVIRVYEVNRLDNKITLKFLESIPVGAGPDNILEDDNGMLWLAAHESAYKFIRHVMNRNNLAPTRVFKINPETKEVTEVYANEGSEISAGSTGLLYKDKLLISQVFEDFLLVCPKP, encoded by the coding sequence ATGCGTTTGACCCCTTTTCGGCACTTTTTCCTCATTTTTTCAATCTTGTTCTCCCTGTCTCATTGTGGAGGCCAATTCCAAGAAAAACCAATCGTTGGTTGTGAACGAATCACAGGTACACCAGGTCCAGAAGACTTCGATATCATCCGAGAATCCTCTACCGTCATTGTATCCTCTCACGAAAGGAGGAATGGATTAAAAGATATTGGTGCGCTGTTCGAAATTTCATTCTCGGATCCCAAACAGAAATTGTTAGCCAAAAAAGTAGAAACGAATTACCCAGAGAATTTCAGACCACATGGAATTAGTTATGCGAAAGTGAAAGGAGTGGATACACTTGCTGTCATTTCGCACACACTCCAAGACGATATCCCACATACAATTGAGATATTCGAACGTTCAAAAGCTGGCAAATGGACTCATACAAAAACATTAAGTGATCCATCTCTTACAAGTCCTAATGATTTATTTATGAATGAATCAGGTGAGATCTTTACATCCAATGACAATGGAACAAGCCAAACATTTCGTAAGTATTGGGATATGATCATTCGAAGTGGTCGAGCTGATGTATCCTATTATGATGGAAAAACTTTCCAATCCTTGGGAGTTCCTGTGATGTTAGGAAATGGAATATACATTCGAAAACAAGGTAAACAAGAGTTATTGTATCGATCTGTATTTTCAGAAAAAGTAATACGTGTTTACGAAGTAAATCGATTGGATAACAAAATTACTTTGAAGTTTTTAGAATCCATACCGGTTGGTGCAGGTCCTGATAATATTTTAGAAGATGATAATGGTATGTTATGGCTTGCAGCACATGAGTCCGCATACAAATTCATTCGCCATGTGATGAACCGTAACAATTTAGCTCCTACTCGTGTGTTTAAAATCAACCCAGAGACGAAAGAAGTCACTGAGGTTTATGCAAACGAAGGTTCGGAAATTTCTGCAGGAAGTACAGGTCTTCTATATAAAGACAAACTACTCATTTCACAAGTATTTGAAGATTTCCTTTTGGTTTGTCCAAAACCATAG
- a CDS encoding TetR/AcrR family transcriptional regulator, with protein sequence MPRTGLTTTEIKDKAVEIAIDQIRAKGFEKVRLVDVAKEMGISHAALYSHFQDKTALFDAVSERWLRNLDAKQDLLVSEKRDPLQKILTWFLNLHRMKLEKVKLDPELYKAFDMAAEEAKPFIQTHLSNMQSQMAKLVTEAINQKKIKKRDVKLVTDILISAGTAFTHPKLVAQHCDINRETLLVDTIEAVLKGLG encoded by the coding sequence ATGCCAAGAACCGGTTTAACGACCACGGAAATCAAAGACAAGGCAGTGGAAATTGCGATCGACCAAATACGGGCCAAAGGGTTTGAAAAAGTTCGATTGGTGGATGTAGCCAAAGAAATGGGGATTAGCCATGCGGCTCTCTACTCCCATTTCCAAGACAAAACCGCACTTTTTGATGCTGTTTCGGAACGATGGCTAAGGAATTTGGATGCGAAACAAGATTTGCTTGTTTCAGAAAAAAGGGATCCCCTCCAAAAGATCCTTACTTGGTTTCTCAATTTACACCGAATGAAATTGGAAAAAGTAAAACTGGATCCTGAATTGTATAAAGCGTTCGATATGGCAGCCGAAGAGGCAAAACCCTTCATACAAACCCACTTGTCGAATATGCAAAGCCAAATGGCAAAACTAGTCACAGAAGCGATAAACCAAAAAAAAATCAAAAAGAGAGATGTGAAATTGGTAACTGATATCTTGATTTCGGCTGGGACGGCTTTTACCCACCCAAAACTTGTTGCACAACATTGTGATATAAATCGTGAAACTTTATTGGTAGATACGATTGAAGCGGTGTTAAAAGGATTAGGTTAA
- a CDS encoding SDR family oxidoreductase: MQLNGNTILITGGTSGIGLALAKRFSDLGNQIIVCGTNEKKLEEIKRFFPNWGTYCIDISHPEERKRLFNETTKDYPELNVLFNNAGIQRYPKLNEEEPWSLVGKEIDVNLGAPIHLSMLFAKHLFGKKNATILNTTSGLSHIPLAYAPIYSATKAALHSFTLTLRFQFRNQPIEVIEVSPPMVDTDLGIPNTHTAGLNLDDYADSVIEGLKKGELEITTGFSTVTANASREQKNEIFLSMNLARSTSN, from the coding sequence ATGCAATTGAACGGAAATACAATCTTGATAACAGGTGGGACAAGTGGGATTGGGCTCGCACTCGCAAAACGATTCTCGGATTTGGGAAATCAAATCATCGTTTGTGGAACAAATGAAAAAAAATTAGAGGAGATCAAAAGATTTTTCCCGAATTGGGGCACATATTGTATCGATATTTCTCACCCTGAAGAAAGGAAAAGATTATTCAATGAAACAACGAAAGATTATCCAGAACTGAATGTTTTATTCAATAATGCAGGGATCCAAAGGTATCCAAAATTAAATGAAGAGGAACCATGGAGTCTTGTAGGCAAAGAAATTGATGTAAATTTAGGTGCACCAATTCATCTATCGATGTTGTTCGCTAAACACTTGTTTGGAAAGAAGAATGCGACTATATTAAATACAACTTCTGGTTTATCTCATATACCTTTAGCATATGCACCAATCTATAGTGCCACAAAAGCTGCATTACATTCTTTCACATTGACTTTACGATTTCAATTTCGTAACCAACCCATTGAAGTGATTGAAGTTTCTCCACCAATGGTAGATACAGATTTAGGAATCCCTAACACACATACGGCGGGACTTAATTTAGATGATTATGCAGATTCTGTGATCGAAGGATTAAAAAAAGGAGAACTCGAAATCACCACTGGTTTTTCAACTGTTACAGCAAATGCGAGTCGTGAACAAAAGAATGAAATCTTTTTATCAATGAATTTGGCTCGGAGTACTTCCAACTAA
- a CDS encoding crossover junction endodeoxyribonuclease RuvC, which translates to MKIIGIDPGSHRVGYAILSFPEGQRRNPSLLGYGTIEVAPKTPSPDNLLQIRRELQAILAEHKPEWAAVEELFFVQNTTTGMKVSESRGVILLTLGENQIPMVSLTATQIKKGISAKGNATKKEVRAAIQMILGFKDLKGHDDSWDAIACAFVGRSLVGSTPSQIH; encoded by the coding sequence TTGAAAATCATAGGAATTGATCCAGGGTCCCACCGAGTGGGATATGCCATCTTGTCCTTTCCTGAAGGACAACGCCGTAACCCATCACTATTGGGCTACGGAACGATTGAAGTGGCTCCCAAAACCCCTTCTCCCGATAATTTACTCCAAATCCGCAGGGAACTTCAGGCCATACTCGCCGAACACAAACCTGAATGGGCAGCTGTCGAAGAACTGTTTTTCGTACAAAATACAACAACAGGAATGAAAGTTTCAGAATCTAGAGGTGTGATTTTACTCACCTTAGGTGAAAATCAAATTCCCATGGTGTCCCTCACAGCCACTCAAATCAAAAAGGGAATTTCTGCCAAAGGGAACGCCACCAAAAAAGAAGTTCGGGCGGCGATCCAAATGATTTTGGGTTTTAAAGACCTAAAAGGCCACGACGACTCTTGGGACGCCATCGCTTGTGCCTTTGTGGGTCGTTCTTTAGTTGGAAGTACTCCGAGCCAAATTCATTGA
- a CDS encoding acyl-CoA dehydrogenase family protein codes for MTATAVKLEKSQAEKALNAQAALLNEVTKRLAQKNSDNGKVSISKMDKTQHVFYQLAWMTAQQRVAENFIVYAWDASKGTGELEQKMALTFVAETVSNIRSELAARPAEYELTYQELFSKLFSDEINTFVEAASKMENYEAIVDKIVDLGHFGAYGLSEDHENFRGIFKDFAENVVVPHAEHVHRHDDLIPQEIINGLKDMGCFGLCIPEQFGGIQPDDRPDNISMLVVTEELSRGSLGAAGSLITRPEIMSKALLKGGTEEQKNKWLPLLASGEKFAGIMVTEPNYGSDVAGVSVTAKEVEGGFVINGVKTWCTFAGYANLLLILCRTESDPSLKHRGLSILLAEKPSFEGHEFSYKQEGGGTIQGKAIGTIGYRGMHSYEVSFEDYFVPKENLLGGDAGRGKGFYFQMEGFAGGRIQTAARANGVMQAALEAALRYSQERKVFAKPIYDYTLTKFKIAKMAMITQATRQYTNYVATLLDDHKGQMEATLVKLYASKIAEWVTREAMQIHGGMGYAEEYPVSRYFVDARVFSIFEGAEEVMALRVVAKDLLDQALAT; via the coding sequence ATGACCGCAACGGCAGTGAAACTCGAAAAATCCCAGGCGGAGAAGGCATTGAACGCCCAAGCCGCCCTCCTCAATGAAGTTACGAAACGACTCGCACAGAAAAATTCCGACAACGGTAAAGTTTCCATTAGCAAAATGGACAAAACGCAACATGTGTTTTACCAACTTGCTTGGATGACAGCACAACAACGTGTAGCTGAAAACTTCATCGTATATGCTTGGGATGCTTCCAAAGGAACTGGTGAATTGGAACAGAAAATGGCGCTCACATTTGTGGCGGAAACTGTTTCTAACATACGTTCTGAATTGGCAGCTCGACCTGCAGAATATGAATTAACCTATCAGGAATTATTCTCCAAATTGTTTTCCGATGAAATCAATACATTTGTTGAAGCTGCATCGAAAATGGAAAACTACGAAGCCATCGTGGATAAGATTGTTGATCTTGGACATTTTGGTGCTTACGGACTTTCAGAAGACCACGAAAACTTTCGTGGAATTTTCAAAGACTTTGCTGAAAACGTAGTGGTTCCTCACGCGGAACATGTTCACAGACATGATGATTTGATCCCACAAGAGATCATCAATGGATTAAAAGACATGGGTTGTTTTGGTCTTTGTATTCCAGAACAGTTTGGCGGAATCCAACCTGATGATCGTCCAGACAACATTTCGATGTTAGTGGTAACAGAAGAACTTTCTAGAGGATCACTCGGAGCAGCAGGTTCCCTCATCACTCGTCCTGAAATTATGTCCAAGGCTCTCCTCAAAGGGGGAACTGAAGAACAAAAAAACAAATGGTTACCACTTCTTGCATCTGGTGAAAAATTTGCCGGTATCATGGTAACAGAACCTAACTATGGTTCCGATGTTGCTGGAGTATCTGTTACTGCAAAAGAAGTAGAAGGTGGATTTGTCATCAATGGTGTGAAAACTTGGTGTACATTTGCAGGGTATGCAAACCTACTACTCATCCTTTGCCGCACAGAGTCTGATCCTAGTCTCAAACACAGAGGTCTCTCTATCCTACTTGCTGAAAAACCTTCTTTTGAAGGACATGAATTCAGTTACAAACAAGAAGGTGGTGGAACGATCCAAGGAAAAGCAATCGGAACAATTGGTTACCGAGGAATGCACTCTTACGAAGTATCTTTTGAAGACTACTTTGTTCCTAAAGAAAACCTACTTGGTGGTGATGCTGGTCGTGGAAAAGGATTTTACTTCCAAATGGAAGGGTTTGCTGGCGGAAGGATCCAAACTGCGGCTCGTGCCAATGGTGTGATGCAAGCAGCTCTTGAAGCAGCTCTTCGATATTCCCAAGAACGTAAAGTATTCGCAAAACCAATTTACGATTATACACTAACCAAGTTTAAAATCGCAAAGATGGCAATGATCACGCAAGCGACTCGCCAATACACAAACTATGTAGCAACGTTACTTGATGACCACAAAGGCCAAATGGAAGCAACACTAGTAAAATTGTATGCATCCAAAATTGCTGAGTGGGTAACTCGTGAAGCAATGCAAATTCATGGTGGTATGGGTTATGCGGAAGAATATCCAGTATCACGTTATTTTGTGGATGCTCGTGTGTTCTCAATCTTTGAAGGTGCGGAAGAAGTAATGGCCCTTCGCGTTGTAGCGAAAGACCTTCTTGACCAAGCTCTCGCTACGTAA
- a CDS encoding START domain-containing protein — translation MIQKQTVFKFLLGCFLFVHFIPLLAQTPEWSESKRKKGIQVLTRPVAGSNIEEFLGKTEVDASISQVIALLVDPQSCKNLYHQCKELTVLSGSEKKSSVYLRNGAPWPVNDRDVIMDRSFDQNDKSLTTTMRMKRLDSNAKSAPSGVTRMPAFEGYWKLTPLANGKLKIEYQAHFEPGGSVPQSVINLVLTDTPYETLLNLKSLVEQGKHKEAKYDWIKEPTVTNPSN, via the coding sequence ATGATCCAAAAACAAACAGTTTTCAAATTCTTACTAGGATGTTTCCTATTCGTTCATTTCATTCCACTCTTGGCGCAAACACCAGAGTGGTCTGAATCAAAACGTAAAAAAGGAATCCAAGTTTTAACAAGGCCAGTGGCTGGCTCCAATATCGAAGAGTTCTTAGGTAAAACAGAAGTTGATGCTTCGATATCTCAAGTGATTGCCTTGCTTGTGGATCCACAATCTTGTAAAAACTTGTACCACCAATGCAAAGAGCTAACAGTTCTTTCTGGATCCGAAAAAAAATCATCAGTCTATTTACGGAATGGTGCCCCATGGCCTGTCAATGACCGAGATGTCATTATGGATCGTAGTTTTGATCAAAATGATAAATCTCTCACTACGACAATGAGAATGAAACGATTGGATTCAAATGCTAAATCGGCACCTTCTGGTGTTACTCGGATGCCAGCGTTTGAAGGGTATTGGAAACTCACTCCTTTAGCAAATGGAAAACTCAAAATTGAGTACCAAGCACATTTTGAGCCAGGTGGTTCGGTGCCACAATCTGTCATCAACCTTGTGCTAACAGACACTCCCTACGAAACTCTATTAAACCTAAAATCATTGGTTGAACAGGGAAAACACAAAGAAGCAAAATATGATTGGATTAAGGAACCGACAGTCACGAATCCATCGAATTAG
- a CDS encoding serine hydrolase domain-containing protein, protein MNQKKLIGIAFTSLSLFLFQCQKPVSTDKDTQATLIAGIFGSCFSLDSCFDQYARTTDEGASFQVFDQNGSRIYARQSVIDYSTYKPIASGSKWVTAITAMRVIDCNTNSGTYAQCGTVTTGTCNNGAVGGAISLSRTTAQVLGWTGTYANVTLRQLLSFTSGLNAGGGNGSGQATCISTLPVGATSTQKDTCVNEIRDQSTGTPGALYQYNSNHMAVAQRMLEVACNKTWDTIYTQLILTPLGWDASQAIWRGNSRGGTDTDGSLSGAYGLSISPEHYARMLNALLTNGTAKNSSGGNITNFLSTTSVTEILSDQYNGAKIGYSQFSAFGYRWQYGLGNWRFCTVTDVPAECDKDLISHSIGINGFYPWLDRNRNYMAILAVNNIGRKNGLSLLPPSSTSLFFAETVRPIIHAQIGR, encoded by the coding sequence ATGAATCAAAAAAAATTAATTGGAATCGCCTTCACAAGTTTATCTTTGTTTTTGTTTCAATGCCAAAAGCCTGTTTCAACTGACAAAGATACACAAGCAACTTTAATCGCTGGAATTTTTGGATCTTGTTTTAGTTTGGATTCTTGTTTTGACCAATACGCTAGAACTACTGATGAAGGTGCAAGTTTCCAAGTGTTTGATCAAAATGGATCTCGGATCTATGCAAGGCAATCTGTAATCGATTATAGCACTTATAAACCAATTGCTTCTGGATCCAAGTGGGTCACCGCAATTACAGCAATGAGAGTCATAGATTGTAACACAAATAGTGGTACTTATGCACAATGCGGGACAGTAACAACGGGAACATGTAATAATGGAGCTGTCGGAGGGGCAATCTCCTTATCTCGCACAACAGCACAGGTATTGGGTTGGACTGGGACATATGCAAACGTCACCTTACGCCAATTACTTTCCTTTACCTCAGGATTGAATGCGGGAGGTGGGAATGGATCTGGACAAGCTACATGTATCTCTACCCTACCAGTTGGCGCAACTTCTACCCAAAAAGATACTTGTGTAAACGAGATTCGAGACCAATCGACAGGAACTCCTGGAGCCTTATACCAATACAATTCCAATCATATGGCAGTCGCACAACGTATGTTAGAAGTTGCTTGTAACAAAACTTGGGACACAATTTACACTCAGTTGATCCTAACTCCTCTTGGTTGGGATGCAAGCCAAGCAATTTGGAGAGGGAATTCTAGAGGTGGTACCGATACTGATGGAAGTTTGTCAGGAGCATATGGATTATCCATCTCTCCAGAACATTATGCACGTATGTTGAATGCACTTTTGACAAATGGAACTGCTAAAAATTCCTCAGGTGGAAATATTACAAATTTTTTATCAACAACATCAGTTACAGAAATTTTATCTGACCAATACAATGGAGCAAAGATTGGATATTCTCAATTTTCTGCCTTTGGATACCGATGGCAATATGGATTGGGTAATTGGCGATTTTGTACGGTTACGGATGTACCCGCAGAATGTGACAAGGACTTGATTTCCCATAGTATAGGAATCAATGGTTTTTACCCTTGGTTGGATCGAAATCGAAATTACATGGCGATCTTAGCAGTAAATAATATCGGTAGAAAAAATGGATTGAGTTTGTTACCACCTTCTTCAACCTCATTATTCTTTGCTGAAACAGTTAGACCAATCATTCACGCACAAATAGGCAGGTAA
- a CDS encoding TIGR04452 family lipoprotein — MKQIILSILFFVFLTNCMLTEGIGIPTYGAVKGSEAKKRISDAIFEAESTASSFWLAQSGMKGGQGPISPLLIINGFLAKILYSYISKIEDKESFLESSVLQCESDIRTKGALVLGSIYDGLTTAGGVIRDAYLLPEFASCDLKKTGKIITIEPISF, encoded by the coding sequence ATGAAACAAATCATTCTTTCCATTCTTTTCTTTGTCTTTTTGACAAATTGTATGCTCACAGAAGGGATTGGTATTCCCACTTATGGAGCCGTAAAAGGTTCTGAAGCCAAAAAAAGAATATCAGATGCAATTTTCGAAGCGGAATCAACTGCATCCTCTTTTTGGTTAGCCCAATCGGGTATGAAAGGTGGACAGGGACCCATTTCGCCTCTTCTCATCATCAACGGATTCTTAGCAAAAATCTTGTATTCTTACATCTCCAAAATTGAAGATAAAGAGTCATTTCTAGAATCTTCGGTCCTCCAATGTGAATCGGATATTCGAACCAAAGGTGCGTTAGTTTTAGGAAGTATCTATGATGGCCTAACAACTGCTGGGGGAGTCATAAGAGATGCTTACTTACTTCCTGAGTTTGCATCCTGCGATTTAAAGAAAACAGGAAAAATTATTACAATCGAACCGATTTCATTTTAA
- a CDS encoding class I SAM-dependent methyltransferase, with protein sequence MKRWEQTNLQTLVRIPEPELMVEPNQVDSYANAGFETAHSMIIKHFQNRLPLKFSPRSVLDLGCGPGDMSSRLFPLFPNANFTYLDGSKLMLNYCQKRLFALIGEKRNNKLFFKNELIQDFVPESSFELVFSNSLLHHIHNPFEFWSAIQRSIEDDSFIFVCDLLRPSSISEAYQLVERYAKDEPEVLKTEFLNSLFAAFRIEEVTDMLVSIRMSHKLNVEMISDRHWICYSKPK encoded by the coding sequence ATGAAAAGATGGGAACAAACTAACCTTCAGACTTTGGTTCGCATTCCGGAACCTGAACTCATGGTCGAACCAAATCAGGTAGATTCCTATGCGAATGCTGGATTTGAAACAGCGCATTCGATGATCATTAAACATTTTCAAAACAGACTTCCTCTTAAATTTTCGCCACGTTCGGTGTTAGATTTAGGATGTGGGCCTGGAGATATGTCATCTCGACTGTTCCCATTATTTCCAAATGCCAACTTCACTTACTTAGATGGTTCCAAATTAATGTTAAATTATTGTCAGAAGCGTCTTTTTGCGTTAATCGGTGAAAAAAGAAACAATAAATTATTTTTTAAAAACGAACTTATTCAAGACTTTGTTCCCGAATCCAGTTTTGAACTAGTGTTCTCAAACTCACTTCTCCATCACATTCACAATCCTTTTGAGTTTTGGTCTGCAATCCAGAGGTCAATTGAGGACGATAGTTTTATCTTTGTTTGTGACTTGTTACGTCCCAGCTCCATATCAGAAGCATACCAACTAGTTGAGCGTTATGCGAAAGATGAACCAGAAGTTTTAAAAACAGAATTTCTAAATAGTTTGTTTGCTGCCTTTCGTATTGAAGAAGTAACTGATATGCTTGTTTCCATTCGAATGAGCCATAAGTTAAATGTAGAAATGATATCAGATAGACATTGGATTTGTTATTCAAAACCAAAATGA